One Onthophagus taurus isolate NC chromosome 11, IU_Otau_3.0, whole genome shotgun sequence genomic window carries:
- the LOC111414366 gene encoding uncharacterized protein yields the protein MKYFICCQIALIVSLIVLTESIRFDGSPRLSPQLRIGRADNGIMLELGHPRLSPMFRVGKRVRENINDNQNDGAPKRGVNGHMGLLPFMRTGRTNLQDFDGFYKNSLQSPDFDYQKMIWYYLLLKDVFQQDINPALISSEKDK from the exons atgaaatatttcATTTGTTGTCAAATCGCTTTAATTGTTTCATTAAtag tTTTGACGGAATCAATTAGATTCGATGGTTCACCCAGATTATCACCACAACTTCGAATTGGGAGAGCTGATAATGGAATTATGCTCGAATTAGGTCATCCTAGATTAAGTCCAATGTTTAGAGTGGGCAAAAGAGTTCGcgaaaatataaatgataatcaaaatgatggag ccCCAAAACGTGGTGTAAATGGTCATATGGGGTTGTTACCATTTATGCGAACGGGAAGAACGAATCTTCAAGATTTTGatggtttttataaaaattcgcTTCAATCGCCCGATTttgattatcaaaaaatgatttggtATTATTTGTTGTTAAAGG aCGTATTTCAACAAGATATCAACCCCGCTTTAATTTCTTCTGAAAAGGATAAATGA